The genomic DNA GTGTTTGAAAATGCCTAGTTACTCTACTTTTGTTCAAAAAAACATCACTCCAAAAGGAATGATGTTCCCACTCATCTTTACCAAGCCCGTCCCTTGAGGTCAATATCTTCTTCTGGAAAATCTTTTTTGTCTTTCTTAGCCGATGTAATCATAATGGTCGCCGAAATCTGCTGTTGCTCCTTGCCTGTCAGCCGGTCAACATGAGTCTCCATACGATTGATTCGATAAAATCCACAAGCCTCATAGTAAGGGACCACTTCTTCTCGGCAACCCAAATAAGAAAAATCAACTGCTAAAGTTTGCGTATTTTCCTCTAACAAGCGGGACATCATATCTCTCCCCAATCCTTTCCCACGAAATTCTGGCGCTATTAAAACTCCTCCGATTCCCGCAATAAGACACTCTTCAGCTCCTACAGAAATAGTACGAACCTGACTGCCCATATGACCCACCAAGTCCTCGCCTAGA from Streptococcus oriscaviae includes the following:
- a CDS encoding GNAT family N-acetyltransferase, translating into MTKRNFLFSSTEDLIAKQAQSIKELFDREYRDDYGEWNLKQPYGYAPQDYHLLAYLGEDLVGHMGSQVRTISVGAEECLIAGIGGVLIAPEFRGKGLGRDMMSRLLEENTQTLAVDFSYLGCREEVVPYYEACGFYRINRMETHVDRLTGKEQQQISATIMITSAKKDKKDFPEEDIDLKGRAW